The genomic region AAACAGGTACAAAACTTCCTCATCATCAAATTGATCAGCAAAATCCTTATTTTGCTTTTTAGGAGAACTACTCTTTGGCATAACAATATTTTACATTAGTAAGTATAAGTAGTATAGGATAAAAATAACTGAACTCTAGTTATAATAAGATACATTAATCAAATTAATCATGGTGACCCGGGAGGGATTCGAACCCCCAACACCCACCTTAGGACGGTGGTGTTCTATCCGTTGAACTACCGGGCCAAGTATGCATTACAGCATACATTTAATATTAGACTTGAGTTAGACCCTCGTGAACCGTCGTGTATGTAAATAATTCTGATTCCTCAAACCACATTTTGATTTCATTTTCAGCCTCACTAACTGATCCGGAGGCATGAACTATGTTGGCGGCGCCTTTCTTCTTTAGTGATGCCCGTCCTAGGCTAAGATGCGCATAGTCGCCCCTAATCGTACCTGGCGCAGAATCTTTTGGCCCAGTCTTACCAACCATTTTTCTAACAATTTCTACGGCGTGCCCGCCTTCAAGAACCATAGCAACAACTGGAGCGCTTCTCATAAATTTACGTGTAGCATCCACTATCATATCACCGATTTCCTCGACAGTTTCACTGTACTCAACACCGTAAGCATCCCAATCCTCTTTAGTTTTATTACCTACAATTGGGATAAGGTCATCCGGATAATGTGACTTTAATAACTCCATCTCTGGTATCATCATTTTCATGCCAACAATCTTAAGGCCTGCCCTCTCAAAACGAGTAATAATCTCCCCAGCTATGGCCCGCTGAATTGTATCTGGCTTTAGTATCACCAAAGTTCTTTCCATCAATATTCCTTTCGTATTATAGTTATTTTATTGTACAAAATATTGTATCTGTTGTCACCCTTAATGCCGTACAATATAAGTATGAAATTCAGCAAAGCAAAAGATGAATTCCTAGAATACCTAGAGATTGAACAAGGACGTTCGTTAAAAACAATACACAATTACAACCATTATCTTACGCGCATTGAAGATTATGCTGGAGATATTAATGTTAAAGATATAAATCCAGAATTTGTCCGTAAGTGGCGCTTGTGGCTAAATAGACTAGGCACAAATGTAAGTGATGAATTACAAAAAAACACCATTAATTACCACTTAATTGCGCTGAGAAGTTTTTTAAAATGGTGTACGAAACGCAATTATGATTCGATGCCAGCGGATAAGATTGAACTTGCCAAAAGCAATAGAAACGAGGTTTCATTCTTATCAATCGATGAGTTGAATAAACTTTTTGCTCAGCCAAACACATCAACCCTACAGGGGTTGAGAGATCGTTCTATCCTAGAATTACTGTTTAGTAGTGGCTTACGCGTATCAGAACTCACAAACCTAAACAAGGAGCACATTAACCTTAAAACAAAAGAGTTTACTGTTCGAGGAAAAGGCCAGAAAGACCGACCAATATTTATTAGTGATAGCGCGTCAAGCTGGATAGACAAATACATAGAAACCAGGAATGATACAATCCCTGCACTATTTATCGGGCACAGTAATAAAAAACCAAAGGTAGACAGAACTGGCGATTATTCTCGATTAACACCCAGAAGTATCCAAAGAATGGTTTCTAAGTATGCTCTGCTGGCTGGAATAACCAAACATGTTTCACCGCACACTCTGAGACACAGCTTTGCTACGGACCTATTACGTAATGGCGCTGATTTACGTAGCGTGCAAGCAATGTTAGGCCACAGCAATATTTCCACCACACAAATCTACACCCATGTAACAGATCCACACCTAAAGAATATTCATAAGAGATTCCATTCTAAACAAAATAGACAGTAGTTATGGACGTTTAAATATACATTATGGAGTATATAATCTGTATTTTCCAGTACAGTATCTTTTACCTTCAGTACCGTACGGAACTTGTTCCCTATTATTAGTCTTAGAGGCAGGCCTTTTGCGAGTAGACGGCTTAAAATATACTGTTAGTGTTACGCTATACCTTCGGCAACCAATGGCACCATTTGTCCTGATAATATCATCTTGTAGATTTTGGTGTCCTGCACTGCTATAATCATGCACCATCTGATCATTATAATTGCAACCTTTTTGCCCACTAGTGAGCTCTGTTGTATGCCCGTCACCCCACGACCACACACACCTATCTACTTCTGATGCAGGATTATCAGACCAATTAGAATATGATTGAGTCCAGCCCCATAACTTAGGAGGGCCAGGATCATCACAAAAGCTAGGCTGTCTAGGAGAGCCATCGCACGATCCGATATCTGCATTACCACTTGGGTCAGGGTCTGGGTCTGGCGTAGGAGATGGCGGGGGTACTACTCCCGTAAGCGTAACAGAGGTGCTACTATCACATTGATCATTAAGGCTTGTTCCGGTTAGTACCAGCAATTTGCATAGATCGTCGGTTGTTGAGATGGCAGAGTCTGGGAATAGGCCATCAAAATCCCCAATACTTAGACCTCCGTCAACTGGAACTCGCACCTGAATTCGCCTTAACACATCAGAGGCCTTGCCGGTTACGTCAATTTCTGCCTGTCCGCCAGATAAGTTAATAGTACTACCACTACTATCTTTGGGCGTCATTATTATTTTAGCAGATTGATATAAAGGCTGAACCACCACAAAATACGATGTGCGACCCAAGCCTGTAATACTTACGTTACAAGCATATCTATCAGGATCTACAGTACTTGAATCACAGTTACCGTCAACAAACTGTCCTTGCCTAGGATAGGTTGAATTTATACCACCATCTGAACCTAAGTAAGTAATACTATTATCTCCCGTTGCTTCTGTATTAGGATATAAAAACATTGTATGTGATCCTTGATTAATATCGTTTTTTGAGAGTGGCTGCGTAATACCACTAACATCTTTTGTAAATCCTGGAAAAATCGTAACCCTCAACATCGGGCCACTCATGCCACTAACTAACGTATGATCAGTTGGGTTTGAGGTTATTTGGCCGTTATCATTTCTTTGCCAACTAATATCCAATTGCCCAATATTAACACTCGAATCAATACTTGTGACATAAGAACCGTCGGATGGATTAAGGTTATCAACCCTGTAGTCCGGTAAGGTTTGATCAATAAGCACACAAGAGTAGCTTACGTTATTTGAAATTTCGCTTTTGTATATTGGGCTTGGTTTTGAAGGATCATTAATTGTTTCTGCTACTTTGCTAAAGCTTCCTGGCCCCGAACATTCGGTTATATCATCTGTTAAGCCTGCTTTTATTGCACTTTGGGCATCAGCAATACCAGCCTCTGCGGCGTAAAAGGCCTGCTGACTAAGTTGACGATCTAGAGTGCGACGCTGTTCGCGCCGAACAATCAACGCAAAGCTACTAACCACCAAGGTGATTATAATCATAATAATCAACGAAACCGTTATTGATACCAGGCCTTCTTGGTTATTCTGCAACCTACTCATCTTCTTAGCGCTCATGCTTACCATTAATATACACCATTATTTTATTCTTTTAAATACTATTGTTGAATAATTTACCGCTGAACACCACTGACTACCAGCAACCTGACCTTTGCATTTGTCGCCATCTATCAAATCATCATCACCATATATCACTGTTAGCTTAACCTCATACAGCCCTGTTTCATTACCGACAGAGTCTTTTAGAGCGTTTACCTCTAATTTAGATACTCGCATGTTGTCTGATAGCATGTCATGCCCTGCTGAAGGATCACTTTTAAGATCTGGTACGCCCGTACTACAAGCACCAGAATTATCAATTTTATCTCGCCACATCGCATGCTTAATATTATCTGTATCTGAGCCCTGCTTTACACCTTTAACGAAGGTGAATCGATTATTGCCAATACACACAACAGACACATCATGATTAGTAGTTGGGGCATCCCCCAGGGATACAGTACTAGCATCATCTTTACCCACGATGGTAGCGCTTTCGTACTGGATTGCTTGGGTTATTGAATCTAGTATTGCTTTTGCAGATGTTTGAGTATTAGAAACAATAATACCTTTATAATAAAGCCGGCTAATCTGAATTATCGCCACACTGGCGCCCAAAATAACAAAAGAAAACACAGCCGACGCTATTAAGAGTTCTACTATAGTAAAGCCGTTTTGCTTATTGATTCTCATATAACAACATACCTGTCTGCAACTACAATACTTTCTTCTCCGCCACCACCTGCACGATCCCACTTAACAGTAACTTTATAAGTAAGTTGCTTTTTGTCCAGCTTAGGATCGTTATCATAGTTCAAAAAGGTTAAATCGGTGGTAACTGATATTTTATATCGCCCGTCGATACCTTGACTACAATCGTTGGGCGCCGTTGTCGCCGTAATTCTTGAAACAGGAGGAGTTCCTTGAGTAGTTGTGGCAACACAAAATGAGACTTTATTCCAAGTAACCGAAGGAATGATTAAGCTATCCCATTCTGTACCTGTTGTATTAATAAAACCATTGTTATTTAACGATTCTAAATTAGGGTTATCCTGAACCTTCCAACGGATGGCCTCTAGCTGACCTTCGGCAATTTTGGTTGCCTCGCTTCGTTCTTGGGCAACCTGCACACCATTTAAGCTACGCGTTGCAATTGAATACCCACCACCAATAATCAACATCAGTACCGTTAAGGCAATCATTACCTCAACAATAGTATCGCCTTTGTTAGTTAATTTTCTTATGAACATTTTGTGTCCCAATCACTCTTATTAACTATCTGCTTTTCTACGTTCATGGCGTTGCCGTTTGCACCAAGTGTCACTAGTGCATACTGATTGGTGGTTCCACTCTTTACGCACAACAAAATACCTTTATTTGTCACATTAAGACCCCTAAGATCGGGGTCTATAGTTGAGTTATTTACAGAACCTGAAACGGGGGCAATAGCGACTTGTGTTGCTCCATTTAGCGAACCACCGCCTAAGCTTGACCCAAAAGATTGTACATAAGCCACACCACCGTATTCAGTGCCATCTGAAACAACCTTCTCTACACTTAAGCCAAAGCCATTAGTGTATTCTTGAGTGCCGAAGTCTGGGCTAATTTTTGCCTGAGCCTCACTTAGTGAACTAGCAATTTCTCCTGAGCTATCTAAGCGTCTACCAAAAATCGTATAAACCTTTAGTTTGTCGCATTCGTTCCCAGGATTAGTACACCCAACAGAGCCGAACTTTACGGCCTGCCCTATGAAAATACAGCTCGCATTTTCGCCCTGATCCGCATTACCTGGGACAATACTACCATTATTGCATTTTGCTTTATTCGTATTAGGATAATACCCGGTCGCTACCTGGTTGCTAATATCGGTCATCTGCGATACCAGCTCGTTCAAAGATTTTTGAAACTGTGTTTTGGGTATTCTTTGCTGGAACAACAGCAAAGCACTAGCCAACAAAGCTGACATCACTGTTAAAACAATGATTGTTTCTAAAATAGTGAACCCGCCCACATTACGACGAAGGTTACGAATCATAGGCAAATTATAGCATAAGCACTAACCCATGAACAAAAAGGTTTTGGTATACCAATCTATCATCTGACTGCCAAATAAAAAAACAATTATTGTTGCAATTATCAACAGTGGACCAAATGGGATTTTAGACCGTGCATTCAATTTTTTACTAACCAGTAGTGGCAATACTAAAAATGTACCGATAACCGATGCCAAAAAAATCAACAAGAAAACATTAATAATAGACCCTGCTATAAGCCCTAGTGCGTAAGACATCTTAACATCACCCCCGCCAATCCACCTGCCATCTGAAAACTGAAACAATACCCAGAAAATAGCAAAAAACACCAAACCAGACACAACTGACCAAAATAACCCTAGCCAACTGCTGTTTAAGATTGCCAATAAGGTAACCAAAATGCTAGCCAAAATAGTTAAGGGCAAGACCATCTTGTTGGGTAGCAACTTCCATTTAAGGTCATAGACAAGTAGTGCCATAAAGACTACCAAACAGCCCAGCCACGATATAAAGGCCAGCCAGCCTAGCAATGTTAGTGAGTATGGCCAAAAAGCATAAGACAATGCAAACAATAGCGCAGTAAATAACTCAACAGCAGGATATTGAGCCGATATAGGTTTTTTACAATAACGGCACTTGCCCCTCAAACTCAACCAGCTAAGCACTGGCACTAAGTCTTTAGCCCGTAAAACATGTTTGCAATTTGGACAAATAGAACGCTCGCTCACCCAGTTTTTACGCTTTTTGAACCGCCAAACGTAGGCATTAACAAAGCTACCAAAAATAAGCCCAAAAACAAATAAGATAAGCACAATCATCACTAATATAGTACACTAACTTACCCTTTTAAGAGGACTGTCCTCATAAAAAGGGTTTTTGTGTTATAGTATAGTATTTGCCAGTTCGTACTTTATTTCGTCAAGCTTGTCCTTGTAATCCACGTAGTCTGCTAGAAATTTTTTGTATTCTTCCCTATCGTTGTTAAACATAGCCAAAACAGCATCTGGATGAACCCACTCTGCTTTTTGACCAGATAAATAGTACCCGATGCTACTGTAGGGTGTAGTCTGCCATTGCTTACGGTTGAGGTGTATATAGCGCGAGATATGCTCTACATATTGTTGGCTAGCTATTAAAGAAGCCTTATAACGACTCTCAAACAATGATCCAGTTCTGTTGTATTTGTTATTAAAGTAACGTGAGTAGCTACCCATTACGCCTCGCATAAGCTTCTGCATTGCGCCTTCTTCGTGCTGATAAAGTAATAAGTGAAAATGATTACGCATCAGGCAGTAGCATAGTAAATCCAAACGACCATACAGATGTGGATATGATACCTGATGTTTATCGAGGGTTGGTTTTTTTGATAAGTAGCGCGCAAAAAGTTTTGTGAAATAATTGTAATCAGCGTCATCAATGAAAATTTCTGATTTGCTGTGCCCTCGCGCATAGACGTGATAGTAACCGTCAGCTATATCGATTTTAATAACGTTACGGCTTGGCATGTCAGTAATGATAGCTCAGTAAAATATATTATGCAATCTTTTGTACTTTTATGAGGAACGTCCTCCAGAAAGATATTATGCAATCTTTTGTACTTTTGTGAGGAACGTCCTCCTGAAATTTATCGATATTATGCAATCTTTTGTACTTTTATGAGGAACGTCCTCCAGAAAAGTATCATGGGTTTTGGTGGTGGTTTATAGGGGCAGTTTGTGTGAAGGGTGTAGCTATTTTGTGAAAGGTGTGGCTATTTTGTGGCAAAGAAAAAACGGGGTTTCCCCCGTTTTCTCAGAATACAATGAGCTTTAGCCTGCACTCACACATTGCGTGGTCGAACCAGAACCTGAATTTTCAGAATTAAACAGCACTACACCACCTCTAGGAGCGTATGATACCATACCGGCCATATTTGTTGCAGAATATCCTAGAGTTGGATCACATTTTGCATTAACTATAACTACAACTGAATCAGTATCCGCGGGCGCAGCACCAGGATTAGCCGAAGAACTGGTTAACGAACGGATTGTTACTCCTGACGTCTTATAAAAACCCAATTTAGCATTATCTGTTACATTTGCTGCCGTGGTAGGCGATGATCCACCGTGATTGTTGACATACTCTGAGTACGCACTAGCCAATGCGGCAGAATCATTTTTTCGTTGCGTGTTGCGTGAGTTCCGTTGTAGTGCAGGTATTGCCAAGAACACTATTAGTAGTATTAAACCTGCAATGGCAAGCACAATCAAAACTTCGATTATAGTGAAGCCTTCTTCTCTTTTAGTTTTATATTTTTGTAACATTACTTTGCCCCCTTTATACGGTTATTACTTAAAGCTTAATGCTTATGGTTAAGATATTAAGCTTTTGTAATACAAAATGCAAGCACTTTTGCACAAGTTAAACAATATTGGTTTGGTTAACCAAACCATACACTGGCAACAACACCGCGGCGACGATAGTAAACGCAACAATACCTAGTAGAACCATCAAAATAGGCTCAATAATTGTGGAGATGGTCTTAATTTGGTTATCTACCTCTTTTTCGTAATAGTCGGCGGTTTTGGCTAGCATATCCTCCAAAGAGCCAGATTCTTCGCCAATATGAATCATGTCTGGCACCAAGCTTAAGAAGTTTGGATCGCCACGGAGAGCATCAGATAACGACTTACCACCCTTAACTTTGTCTATGGCCTTTCTGACAGACCGCTCAATATGCACGTTATCTACCGCTCTAGCAACTATTTCGAGCATTTGAATAAGTGGCACGCCACTAGCTACCAATGTAGTACCTGTGCGCGTAATACGCGCCATGTATACCTTCATGAATAACGGCCCAAAAACTGGCAACTTCATCTTTGCTTTATCAATAGCCTCTTTGCCCCCCATGGTTCTTGCCCAACGGGTAGTAAAGAATATCGACAACGCCAAAACAATTAAAACGATATACCAGTATTTAATTGTAAAATTAGATACTGCCAATAATATTTTGGTGATCAATGGCAGGTTAGCTCCCGGTAAGTCGGCGTAGATCTTTTCTACTTGAGGCATGACCGTTACAATCATAAAGCCTACAACCGCAATCATCACTACGATAACAATTGCTGGATAGACCATTGCCCCACGGATTTTACTGATGATTTCGGCATCTTTTTCTTGCTGGTTGGCAATACGCTCTAGCGCTTTATCTAGCGTACCAGATACTTCACCAGCCGCCACTAAGCTAACAAAAACTTCGTTAAATACTTTTGGATACTTGCTAAGTGCTACAGAAAATGCACTACCAGCCTCTATATCAACAATAATCTTGCCGATAATAGCTTGCAGAGCCTTGTTTTGAGTTTGGCTAGAAACATTGCGCAGAGACTGAACCAGTGGCAACCCAGCATTGATTAAAGTTGATAGTTGCCGAGAGAATAAAACCTTGTCTTTGGTGGTAATTCGGTTAGTTATCCTGTTTAATATGCCGTTGCTGGATTCGCTACTTGGCGTGACGTCAATAACCGTCAGGCCTTGTTGTTTTATTAACCTTGAGGCCGATTGAATGCTATCTGCCTGAACCTCTGAGGATATTTTTTTGCCTGTAGCTGGGTCTCGCGCTTGATATTTAAAAGACTGCACTTAATTAACTCCTCATTAACCTATCTAGTTCATCTAAATCAACAGCATAGTTACGTGCTTCGTCATAGGTAATTGTACCAGCATGAATTAAGCCAACAAGTGTTTTATCCATAGACTGCATACCAAATTCTGCCCCAGTTTGAATAACCGCCTCAAGTTGGTGAGTTTTGCCTTCTCGAATAATATTGCGTACTGCAGGAGTAGCCACCAACACCTCGGCGGCAGCCACCCGACCTCCACCAATAGACGGTATCAGACGCTGTGAACAAATGGCCATTAAAATATTTGATAGCTGAGCTCTAACCTGAGGCTGTTGATGTGGCGGAAAGACGTCTATCATACGATCGATACTCTGAGATGCTGAGTTAGTATGGAGCGTAGCAAAAACTAGGTGGCCGGTTTCGGCAATTGTAATTGCTGAGGCAATTGTTTCTAAGTCACGCATTTCTCCGATAAGCACAACATCAGGGTCTTCACGCAAAGCACTACGAAGAGCTGCCGAGAATGAATATGTATCGTAATGAACTTCTCTTTGAACAACCAATGATTTTTTTGACTTATGCGTAAACTCGATTGGGTCTTCAATGGTAATAATATGGTCTGCCCGCTCGGAGTTGATTTTATCAAGTAAGGCGGCGAGCGATGTTGATTTGCCTGATCCCGTTGGCCCTGTAACCAACACAAGACCTCTTGGATACTGCGCAAACTTGTTGACTACATTTGGTAATCCTAGTTGCTCGATAGTCAATATCTCATTCGGTATCAAACGCAAAGCAGAGGCTAGATTGCCTCTTTCGTGGAATGCATTAACACGGAAACGACCCAAATCGCCGAAGGCAAAGCTGAAATCAAACTCTTTGTCTTTAAGAAGAACTTGCTTTTGGTCGTCATCCAACATTGCAAAAACTAAGCCCTCCACAACCTCCTCAGACATAGGCTGAGTACCAGGAATAGGTGCAAGGTGACCATCAATACGAAGCATTGGTGGCATTCCTACTTGCAAATGTAAATCTGAAGCCTTCTTCTTGACGACTTCTTCTAGTAGTATTTCTATTCTTGGCTGTGCTTCCATTATTTTATCCCACCTTTTCTTACTTTAGGCACTGTCCTCGGCTGCAACGCGATTAACTTCGTCTATTGTGGTTAGCCCGCTAAGAGCTTTTAGATAGCCATCTTGGCGCATACTAACCATACCTTGAGCAATAGCAACTTTTTGAATTTCGCTACTTGTAGCTCGCTTTAGAATAAGTTGTTGTATTTCTGGTGTCACATCAAACACTTCATACAAACCCATTCTTCCTTTATAACCGCCAGGTGCAGAGGCAGATTCTTTGCCTTTGTATAAAGTATAAGCGTTTTCGGTAACAAGTGGCAAGGTTTTATACCCAATATCTTCAGAAAACTTCTTAACTTCAGATGTATTTTTTGGTAAAAGACTACTTAATACTTGATGAATGGCTGTTGTTTCGGCAGTATTTGAACTATACGGTTCAGCACCATCAGCCAAACGCCTTACCAGCCTTTGACCAATAACAGTACGTACTGTAGAGGCAATCAAGAAAGGCTCAATCCCCATATCTAGCAAACGTGGCAAAATACCGGCGGCAGAGTTAGTATGTAGAGTTGAAAACACAAGGTGTCCAGTTAAGGCGGCCTGTACGGCCAAAGTTGCTGTCTCTTTGTCTCGGATCTCTCCAACCATCACCACGTCTGGGTCTTGTCGCAAAATAGAG from Candidatus Nomurabacteria bacterium harbors:
- a CDS encoding nucleoside-diphosphate kinase gives rise to the protein MERTLVILKPDTIQRAIAGEIITRFERAGLKIVGMKMMIPEMELLKSHYPDDLIPIVGNKTKEDWDAYGVEYSETVEEIGDMIVDATRKFMRSAPVVAMVLEGGHAVEIVRKMVGKTGPKDSAPGTIRGDYAHLSLGRASLKKKGAANIVHASGSVSEAENEIKMWFEESELFTYTTVHEGLTQV
- a CDS encoding tyrosine-type recombinase/integrase — protein: MKFSKAKDEFLEYLEIEQGRSLKTIHNYNHYLTRIEDYAGDINVKDINPEFVRKWRLWLNRLGTNVSDELQKNTINYHLIALRSFLKWCTKRNYDSMPADKIELAKSNRNEVSFLSIDELNKLFAQPNTSTLQGLRDRSILELLFSSGLRVSELTNLNKEHINLKTKEFTVRGKGQKDRPIFISDSASSWIDKYIETRNDTIPALFIGHSNKKPKVDRTGDYSRLTPRSIQRMVSKYALLAGITKHVSPHTLRHSFATDLLRNGADLRSVQAMLGHSNISTTQIYTHVTDPHLKNIHKRFHSKQNRQ
- a CDS encoding pilus assembly PilX N-terminal domain-containing protein, whose amino-acid sequence is MSAKKMSRLQNNQEGLVSITVSLIIMIIITLVVSSFALIVRREQRRTLDRQLSQQAFYAAEAGIADAQSAIKAGLTDDITECSGPGSFSKVAETINDPSKPSPIYKSEISNNVSYSCVLIDQTLPDYRVDNLNPSDGSYVTSIDSSVNIGQLDISWQRNDNGQITSNPTDHTLVSGMSGPMLRVTIFPGFTKDVSGITQPLSKNDINQGSHTMFLYPNTEATGDNSITYLGSDGGINSTYPRQGQFVDGNCDSSTVDPDRYACNVSITGLGRTSYFVVVQPLYQSAKIIMTPKDSSGSTINLSGGQAEIDVTGKASDVLRRIQVRVPVDGGLSIGDFDGLFPDSAISTTDDLCKLLVLTGTSLNDQCDSSTSVTLTGVVPPPSPTPDPDPDPSGNADIGSCDGSPRQPSFCDDPGPPKLWGWTQSYSNWSDNPASEVDRCVWSWGDGHTTELTSGQKGCNYNDQMVHDYSSAGHQNLQDDIIRTNGAIGCRRYSVTLTVYFKPSTRKRPASKTNNREQVPYGTEGKRYCTGKYRLYTP
- a CDS encoding type II secretion system protein — encoded protein: MRINKQNGFTIVELLIASAVFSFVILGASVAIIQISRLYYKGIIVSNTQTSAKAILDSITQAIQYESATIVGKDDASTVSLGDAPTTNHDVSVVCIGNNRFTFVKGVKQGSDTDNIKHAMWRDKIDNSGACSTGVPDLKSDPSAGHDMLSDNMRVSKLEVNALKDSVGNETGLYEVKLTVIYGDDDLIDGDKCKGQVAGSQWCSAVNYSTIVFKRIK
- a CDS encoding prepilin peptidase; its protein translation is MIVLILFVFGLIFGSFVNAYVWRFKKRKNWVSERSICPNCKHVLRAKDLVPVLSWLSLRGKCRYCKKPISAQYPAVELFTALLFALSYAFWPYSLTLLGWLAFISWLGCLVVFMALLVYDLKWKLLPNKMVLPLTILASILVTLLAILNSSWLGLFWSVVSGLVFFAIFWVLFQFSDGRWIGGGDVKMSYALGLIAGSIINVFLLIFLASVIGTFLVLPLLVSKKLNARSKIPFGPLLIIATIIVFLFGSQMIDWYTKTFLFMG
- a CDS encoding transposase, coding for MPSRNVIKIDIADGYYHVYARGHSKSEIFIDDADYNYFTKLFARYLSKKPTLDKHQVSYPHLYGRLDLLCYCLMRNHFHLLLYQHEEGAMQKLMRGVMGSYSRYFNNKYNRTGSLFESRYKASLIASQQYVEHISRYIHLNRKQWQTTPYSSIGYYLSGQKAEWVHPDAVLAMFNNDREEYKKFLADYVDYKDKLDEIKYELANTIL
- a CDS encoding type II secretion system protein, translated to MLQKYKTKREEGFTIIEVLIVLAIAGLILLIVFLAIPALQRNSRNTQRKNDSAALASAYSEYVNNHGGSSPTTAANVTDNAKLGFYKTSGVTIRSLTSSSANPGAAPADTDSVVVIVNAKCDPTLGYSATNMAGMVSYAPRGGVVLFNSENSGSGSTTQCVSAG
- a CDS encoding type II secretion system F family protein produces the protein MQSFKYQARDPATGKKISSEVQADSIQSASRLIKQQGLTVIDVTPSSESSNGILNRITNRITTKDKVLFSRQLSTLINAGLPLVQSLRNVSSQTQNKALQAIIGKIIVDIEAGSAFSVALSKYPKVFNEVFVSLVAAGEVSGTLDKALERIANQQEKDAEIISKIRGAMVYPAIVIVVMIAVVGFMIVTVMPQVEKIYADLPGANLPLITKILLAVSNFTIKYWYIVLIVLALSIFFTTRWARTMGGKEAIDKAKMKLPVFGPLFMKVYMARITRTGTTLVASGVPLIQMLEIVARAVDNVHIERSVRKAIDKVKGGKSLSDALRGDPNFLSLVPDMIHIGEESGSLEDMLAKTADYYEKEVDNQIKTISTIIEPILMVLLGIVAFTIVAAVLLPVYGLVNQTNIV
- a CDS encoding type IV pilus twitching motility protein PilT → MEAQPRIEILLEEVVKKKASDLHLQVGMPPMLRIDGHLAPIPGTQPMSEEVVEGLVFAMLDDDQKQVLLKDKEFDFSFAFGDLGRFRVNAFHERGNLASALRLIPNEILTIEQLGLPNVVNKFAQYPRGLVLVTGPTGSGKSTSLAALLDKINSERADHIITIEDPIEFTHKSKKSLVVQREVHYDTYSFSAALRSALREDPDVVLIGEMRDLETIASAITIAETGHLVFATLHTNSASQSIDRMIDVFPPHQQPQVRAQLSNILMAICSQRLIPSIGGGRVAAAEVLVATPAVRNIIREGKTHQLEAVIQTGAEFGMQSMDKTLVGLIHAGTITYDEARNYAVDLDELDRLMRS